Proteins from a genomic interval of Medicago truncatula cultivar Jemalong A17 chromosome 3, MtrunA17r5.0-ANR, whole genome shotgun sequence:
- the LOC11414038 gene encoding calcium-binding protein CML38 has product MKNAGFEHVLRYFDEDGDGKVSPAELRQRLRIMGEEILLKEAEMAIEAMDSDGDGYLSLEELIALMEEGGEEQKLKDLREAFEMYDSEKCGFITPKSLKRMLKKMGESKSIDECKAMIKHFDLDGDGLLSFDEFITMMQ; this is encoded by the coding sequence ATGAAGAATGCGGGATTCGAGCATGTTCTTAGATATTTTGACGAAGATGGTGATGGAAAGGTTTCACCAGCAGAGCTAAGACAAAGGCTAAGAATAATGGGAGAAGAGATTTTATTGAAAGAAGCTGAAATGGCTATTGAAGCAATGGATTCAGATGGTGATGGTTATTTGAGTTTGGAGGAATTAATTGCtttgatggaagaaggtggagAGGAACAAAAGTTGAAGGATTTGAGAGAAGCATTTGAGATGTATGATAGTGAGAAGTGTGGTTTTATAACACCAAAGAGTTTGAAGAGGATGCTTAAGAAGATGGGTGAGTCTAAGTCTATTGATGAATGTAAAGCTATGATTAAACATTTTGATTTGGATGGGGATGGTTTGCTTAGCTTTGATGAATTCATAACAATGATGCAGTGA